A segment of the Bactrocera neohumeralis isolate Rockhampton chromosome 3, APGP_CSIRO_Bneo_wtdbg2-racon-allhic-juicebox.fasta_v2, whole genome shotgun sequence genome:
atggaaaaacaaataataattatataacattCCTAACTTACCAATATCGTGTGGTACTTCTGTATGAGTATTGCCACTAAACGCAATAAACGCATGCTGATGGGAAAATATGGTTTATCGTTAGGGACTGCCGTATTGCCGTTATTGGGCGTCGGTAGCTGGCGATGCTTTACATTTGGCGAGAATAGTTTAATTACTAATGCACAAACGCGTTCTTTCAGTAGCAAACGAAAGTCGTTATTCTAAATATAAAGCATATGTTTGAATATAGATTGAATTAGTTTATTGCCATTTACCTCATGAAAAACAGCGCTGAAATTAGTTAATACTGCCTCGAGTAATTCTAAGCCAAAAGTGCGTGTCATTTCAGTCATACCGATAAGCCAATACGGTTGATCGGCATTTACTAGCTGCACGAGAtcctaaaattttgtttcgttAAATAATGCAATAGTTAGAATTTGTAAAAACATTTACTTGAAATAGGAAAAATGCATCCGCTGCAAAGGTCTGCATTTCAGCACTAGCTCCAGTACTGTTATCAGTGTCCAACGtttctttatttgcattttgatTTATTCCCTGTAGAGATGCCATAGAGTTTTTCTCCAAGTATACACGTTCAAAAACCAATGAAACAAGTTGACGTATAGTAGCACCTGCTGTGTTAACAATGGTGGAATTTTTGGTGTAATGTAGTCGAAAACATAGTACTAGCGATTTGGCTAATGTTTCGCCATGCACCACCGTGTTGGTAGTTAGCAAGAGCGTGACAGTTTGCAAGACCTTAACCTCTTCTATGTTATTTTCCATAAGCATCCATAATGCATCGGTTATGTAGCGTGCACCCTTTTGATCAACCACCTGCTGGGTGATAAGCCGTTGCATCATGCCCAGACAATACTGTAATATACAACTTTAATGTTAGCAAAGGTAATCACATTTAAAGCAGGTATTGATAAGATAGTAGGCAATAGCCCCGGcaagcacataaatatttacgtgcatatatttatatctaaCCGTTAGGGGAAATGACTCACCTTAATAATTTTAAGGTCTTTGGTTTCGCATCCTTGCACAAGCGGATACAGAATTTGGTTTACCGTGTAGTAGACAGAAGTTTGTTGATTATTACTTGCTGCACTCAATTTGGAAATAGCCTCTTCGCATGACTGAataggcaaaaattaaaaaacaagtatTAGGATTGTGAATTAGTTTTCAATGAGAGAGCTCCCAAGAcctaatattttattgtatgtaAAATCATGcgtttttatttactaattataCACCagtacttaatatacatatgtatgtatatgcagatagatatttgaaaaaagccAGTAATTGATGTGAACGAAAAAACAATGGCAGCgttcatatgtatgcatatacacataacTCCAATGGGCAAACACCACCCCCTACGCACGCCGCACCCAGTTGTGACACATCAAATTTCGTATTGCAGTCTACCCTCGTACGAATCTTttgcttaattaatttaatgagaACGTGTTGTGTTTATTTTCTAACCTCCTTTATCAATGGATACTTCTTTTTAGTTTCCAGGGAAAGTGTTTTAAAGTCTGCCCGCAAGGCCTCAACAAATTTATGCACCGACTCATTGCCACCCGTCGAGGTGCGTACGAATGACATTTTCacgtctttttttgttttaacagtTCACAGATAAAATAATAGTTCTTTTCTGCTGCTTTTTACACTCAGCATTACAATaaaattcttttgttttatgtataaaattctAAATACACTTTTCTTCCAACTGAAAACCCACGAAATTTGCCAGATACGTATCTTTTTCTGTTTGTATGGTTGTGTTGTTTTTGCCTAATTTGACAGCTGACGTGACAACATTCCGTTGAAGAGCCAATGTAGTTGTTCACAAATGGCTAAAAGCAGGGTTACCAGTTGcaggtaattaaaaaaaatatataaacaatacCGAAAGACGAACGTCATAATGAAGCAATAaacgtttgtatgtgtatgtattcaagataaatatttatttataaataaaatacagacattgttttttattattttaataataatgctTTCTTCTTGtcactatataaatatatataacttaatattttttacaggcAATATGACAGTACAGCTAACATAAAATACGACACCTTAACAAAATATACGTTTATACAAAATAGCAGCACTAATTCTTCCGGAAGCTTAGTAAAGTGGGATATATTTTGTCCAGACACTCCAATATATCCTTGCGTGCTTTCGCGCCGGTGAATACAATTTTTCCATTCACAAATATTAAAAGCACCATACGTGGATTAACCATGCGGTATATTAGACCTGGAAACAGTTCCGGTTCGTATGAACTAAATTGACCAtgcatttgatttaaattttccagCCGTATAGGGAATCTCAGATCCACAGTCGCTACGATATTATGTAACTTAAAGTCTACAAACTTCACAGGATATCCTAACTTTTGAAGTATACGTGCAAATTTTCTTGCCCCTAAACTTGCTTCAGTCTCATTGCGTGCTCCAGTGCAAATTATTTTACCAGTTCGAAAAATTAGCGCTGTGCAGCGTGGTTCACGCATGCGCATTACAACACCATGAAAGCGGGAGGGAGTGTATTCTGAATTGCGTGTGCGAAAATTTATATCCTGCAGATTCAGTTCGCAACCAACAGAGACCGTAGCTACGACATTTCTGAAAATGAAGTATAAAATACTTTAACTAAAGCGTTTTTTAACGTATTTTGCTTAAGAATACATACTGCAGTTTGACCTCATGCTGTACATCCTTCGGCTCAACGATGGGAGTTGTAGCTGGCTGCTGTGGTTGCAATGTGTTGTGCGGATTTTGCTGCAATTTGTGAgatcataaaataaaatctgCACGATAATTAATTCATATACTTACTTTATTATTAGAGGTAGTTTGtaataaatttcgtaaagatgaATCGGTCGGTAAATCCATGGCAAACTAACCGATATAAACAAAGTCTGCATGTCCGAAAATAAGCAGAAAAGGAATGTAAAATGCCAGCTGTTCAAAcagctcttcttcttcttcagtgCTCAAAGCTATCGTAGGGTTGCTAGTTTtcaatacacaattttttaccAATATAAAATCTGAAACGGATGAATTAAAGGAATTagaatatgtaatatatatttaataaatcatatttatatAGCAATGACACTTCTATTTTATAtgtgaaataaattgcaaacattttttgcattcatgatataaaataatgcaaatatgtttaaatttcttattataaatttatgattAAATGCTTTTCGAAAGTTTATTATTTAACGTTAGTTGTGCCAGGAGTGGCTGTATTCTTACCTCCTTACCTAAGAATTATAATGTTTACAATATTTGGTTAATATGTGTAATATATTCAcagttttaattagtttttatatgtTGTAATACATACAATCTATTGCAACCCTGTCGAATCCAGTCGTTCTCCAAAACCAATTGGAGTTGCATTATAAGTTTGAGAATCATTGAGTGCTTCGGTTGTGAGCAGATGTGAGTGAATTTTCCggaaaaataaaagtacaaacaaaatatttgggtgtgcaaaattttcaagtaaaagTAATCAAAATTTCCTAGGCCGGTGGAAATTGGAATGTGAGTTTCTATTCAAACTGTAAAGAAGTATGTTGAAGTGAATATTTTGGAAACACATACGCGCTTCGagcaaaaatgataaaaaaaaacccagCGGGCATAAATAAAAACGAAGAAGAATTTACGAATGACTTGTGCGtgtagtttcaaaaaattccatttgcttaaattttcattgtttatatGAAATGATGGCTTAAATTTTCAGTagagaaatgaaaactgcgaaAGCAAAagagtgaaaaataattaaaaaccacGGAAAGAATTGATTATTGTTagttgtaataaaattaaatcaacttaattgcaagtaaaaaaaatatctgcTTCACTCAAAAGAAGTGATTGTGTGATATCCAAACAAAGAAAAACTAGCTACATCATAGACTCCACAAAGCGAAAAATTGACGAagagaaccaaaaaaaaaaaattaactagaaCAAAAAAATCGCCGGTTGACAGTTCGTTTACGCATGCAGTTTCCTTGTAATAGAATTAAAGATAAAAAGCTAAATATTCTTCATAATATAATCAACAGCCGAGCGTCATTACGCATTAAATtcgctttataaaaataaaaaaaaattatcctaaTTACtgttatattatctaatttttatataaattaataatgtgTAACAGTTCCTTTTTTTGATAACATACTAAAGCTTTATACAAATTCTTCGTGCATGCTTCCGGAATTGTTGCTACGCGTACATTTATTCGTTGATGACTTACTGAAATCAAAGAACGAACTTATACAGATTGTCACCGATTTTACATTATT
Coding sequences within it:
- the LOC126753108 gene encoding TBP-related factor; amino-acid sequence: MDLPTDSSLRNLLQTTSNNKQNPHNTLQPQQPATTPIVEPKDVQHEVKLQNVVATVSVGCELNLQDINFRTRNSEYTPSRFHGVVMRMREPRCTALIFRTGKIICTGARNETEASLGARKFARILQKLGYPVKFVDFKLHNIVATVDLRFPIRLENLNQMHGQFSSYEPELFPGLIYRMVNPRMVLLIFVNGKIVFTGAKARKDILECLDKIYPTLLSFRKN